One Vibrio sp. CDRSL-10 TSBA genomic window, TGCATCTACTCCGGTGCCCAAAAAGAAGAAACGCGTTCAAGCGAAATAAGCTTATTTAGTTATAAAAAAGCGGGGCTCAATGCCCCGCTCTGCTCTTTCTAATCAGATAACAATCAGAAATCGTAATTCACACTCAGGTTCATATTCAAGCCATCGCCCGGCGCGTGAATCGTTGTGCCAGATGCATCACTGGTAAAGTCAAACACGTACTCGTACTGCTCATCAAACAGGTTGTTGACCTGGAAGTTCACCCCACCCCACGATGTTTTGTATTCCAGGTTACTGTTCATCAGCTTGTAGCCGCCAAACTTGCCGCCGACATTGGCCTCGTTGATGTAGTAATCACCCTGCATGTCGTAATGCAGACGCCAGGTTAAATTCTCGGTGATGGCATAAGTTGAACCGACTGACGCGGTGTAAGCCGGAATACTGCGCAGATCATTGCCTTTGTTGGCACCTTCAGTCTGGATTTCGGTTTTGGTGATGGAGTAGTTACCCCACAGCGTGAGCGAATCGGTCCACATCCAGTCAGCACTTAAATCCACGCCCTGACGCAGTGTTTTACCCACGTTGCTTTCCACACCGTTAACCAGCACAAATTCGTCTTTAGCACGCTGTTCCCAGTATGAAACACGAGTCTGCAGGCTCTGTGTCGCCTGCCACTTAGTCCCGATCTCCCAGCCGTCATTGACCGAGATATCACGCGCGTGAGTGTCACCCGTGGTATAAGCACTGCTGCTGAACACCGGCTGGAAGGTACGACCGAAGTTGGCGAAAACCACCACATCGTCAGTTGGGTACAGGAATACATTTAGTTTTGGCTGAATGATGGTGCCGAAATCATACATATCGGCATGTGTGCTCACATTGGCGCTGTCGGTTGAAGTGAAATCACCGCTCAGACGATCAGCACGTACGGCCGCGTTCCAGTCTAGCCATTCGGTGGCCTGATGGTTAACCTGCACGTAAGTCCCGTAGTTGTTGTAGTCATACTGGTAGTTCCAGATAGGACTTGCGCTGTTACGGATGCGCTGGTTATTGATGGTGCCCCAGCGCTGCTCTATTACATCCTGAGTCTCGTAGTTTGCGCCCCACAGCAGTTGCCAATCGTTCGCAACGTCCCAGGTAACGGTAGAAATCACACCATAGTGCTTTTCGTCATAAATGCGCTCTTGCAGCGGCCATTCGGTTTTGAATCGCAGCCAGCGCTGACGATCAAAATGGTTGTAGTAGGTTTTTAACGACCAGGCCACAGTATCAGACCACTGGTGATCCAGGTGAATACTGACCGCATCGGTGTTTTTTTTACCGCCGTCCTGATTGGAGTAGCTGGCTGACTGACGCGGATCACGGTTCACTTCCTGCTCTGACAGTAAGAAGCCCGGCGCATCGGTATCCATACGCGCGATACGGGCGATCAGGCCCAGTGACGTCGCGTCAGAAAAATCGTAAAACCAGCGGCCGGAAGCGCCATATTTTTCAACGTTATCATGATCACGGTACCCTTCGGATTTACGGTATCCGAGCGAATAACTGTGCTTCAGGTTGCCGTTCTGAAAGCCAAAGTAACCTTGTGTCTCGCGCGCATTAAAGCTGCCCACTGTTACTTCAACACTTTGCGCCACATCGGAGCGGGTTTCTACGTTGTATGCACCGGCCAGATTGTACAAACCATAGCGTGGATCGCTGGTGCCTTTATAAACGTTAATCGACTTAATGTTGCTGGAAAATAGCTGGGCCATATCGTTGTAGCCCGCGTTCAGGTTGGACGGGATGCCATCGATCAACAGCTTGGCATGTGGCGTCGAACCGTCAGCGGCAAAACCACGGATACCGATTTCCGATTCAAACACGCCCTGCCCCCATGGCGCCATATGCACGCCCGGCAGCTTTGTGAACAGTTCCATCGCATTATCAACATGCGCGCCGGCAATCTCTTCTTGTGTCACCGTATCCAGCGCACCGGCTAAATAGCTTTGGGTATAACTTAAT contains:
- a CDS encoding TonB-dependent receptor; its protein translation is MKKTLPVVTTSIMCLGVANAGYANNDETKAGQMTSLVVIGQQDELSYTQSYLAGALDTVTQEEIAGAHVDNAMELFTKLPGVHMAPWGQGVFESEIGIRGFAADGSTPHAKLLIDGIPSNLNAGYNDMAQLFSSNIKSINVYKGTSDPRYGLYNLAGAYNVETRSDVAQSVEVTVGSFNARETQGYFGFQNGNLKHSYSLGYRKSEGYRDHDNVEKYGASGRWFYDFSDATSLGLIARIARMDTDAPGFLLSEQEVNRDPRQSASYSNQDGGKKNTDAVSIHLDHQWSDTVAWSLKTYYNHFDRQRWLRFKTEWPLQERIYDEKHYGVISTVTWDVANDWQLLWGANYETQDVIEQRWGTINNQRIRNSASPIWNYQYDYNNYGTYVQVNHQATEWLDWNAAVRADRLSGDFTSTDSANVSTHADMYDFGTIIQPKLNVFLYPTDDVVVFANFGRTFQPVFSSSAYTTGDTHARDISVNDGWEIGTKWQATQSLQTRVSYWEQRAKDEFVLVNGVESNVGKTLRQGVDLSADWMWTDSLTLWGNYSITKTEIQTEGANKGNDLRSIPAYTASVGSTYAITENLTWRLHYDMQGDYYINEANVGGKFGGYKLMNSNLEYKTSWGGVNFQVNNLFDEQYEYVFDFTSDASGTTIHAPGDGLNMNLSVNYDF